A single Sulfurimonas crateris DNA region contains:
- a CDS encoding polyribonucleotide nucleotidyltransferase: protein MKYDVNIDLENRSEEYSFSEVARQANGAAWIKSGDTVILATVVIDETEIVKDDFLPLTVQYIEKTYAAGKIPGGFFKRETKPSDFETLTSRIVDRSLRPLFPKGFGHPTQITIMTFSVDAEADLQVLALNAASAALYVSDIDINKSVSAVRAANVNGELVLNPTLSQLNSSTLDLYLSGTKDELLMIEMRSIGSEKIDTALVIDPLIDPAMSAPVITTHTSNALGEDELIDILQRAQQLLFASNAKYEDSFREFKKETKAIEYKAHVINEEMVGYVRENHMPDIKAAMNQMAKSERSTALRALRKNIMLTQEHWDEVELKDAIERVKREQVRTQILSESVRADGRALNEVRPISISTNVLPRAHSSCLFTRGQTQALVVLTMGGSKDAQMFETLTDEGIQNENFMVHYNFPGFSVGEASPIMGTKRRELGHGNLAKRALEPIVNLDGQTVRLVSEILESNGSSSMATVCGGYMALKAADIETSDVIAGIAMGMVSEGDKYAILSDIMGLEDHDGDMDFKVTGSRDGITAMQMDIKLGGIGLDILKEALYQAKEGRAHIIGIMQEAEKNIEFNDGVLPSTDFFHIHPSFIGEIIGQAGKTIREIIEKFEVAIDIDKKDGKVKVTGKSKSGVKAAREHIEGIVNAPKVANIDYKVGDKYKGVIKKIVDFGAFVELPDGTDGLIHISKISDQRVDKVSDVVSEGDEIDVEILEFKGNKISLGRA, encoded by the coding sequence GTGAAATATGATGTAAACATTGATTTAGAAAATAGAAGTGAAGAGTATTCGTTTAGTGAAGTTGCTAGACAGGCAAACGGAGCTGCTTGGATAAAGAGCGGCGATACCGTTATTTTGGCAACGGTAGTAATAGACGAAACAGAGATAGTAAAAGATGATTTTCTCCCATTAACAGTACAGTATATTGAAAAAACATATGCAGCAGGCAAGATCCCCGGTGGATTTTTTAAGCGTGAGACAAAACCGAGTGATTTTGAAACGCTAACTTCGCGTATAGTAGACCGCTCGCTTCGCCCGCTTTTCCCAAAAGGATTTGGACACCCTACACAGATAACCATTATGACATTTAGCGTTGACGCTGAGGCAGATCTGCAAGTTTTGGCACTTAATGCGGCATCTGCAGCGCTGTATGTAAGCGATATAGATATTAACAAATCAGTATCTGCCGTAAGAGCGGCAAATGTCAACGGAGAGCTTGTTTTAAACCCTACTCTTTCTCAGTTAAACAGCTCTACGCTGGACCTTTATCTATCGGGAACAAAAGACGAACTTTTGATGATCGAGATGAGAAGCATCGGTTCAGAGAAGATAGACACTGCTCTTGTGATCGACCCTCTTATTGATCCAGCGATGAGTGCGCCTGTTATTACTACGCATACATCAAACGCACTGGGCGAAGATGAACTTATAGATATCCTGCAGAGGGCACAGCAACTTCTTTTTGCGAGCAATGCAAAATATGAAGACTCTTTTAGAGAGTTTAAAAAAGAGACTAAGGCTATAGAGTATAAAGCGCACGTTATAAACGAAGAGATGGTCGGTTATGTAAGAGAAAATCACATGCCGGATATTAAAGCTGCAATGAATCAGATGGCTAAATCAGAGCGCTCAACTGCCCTAAGAGCACTTAGAAAAAATATTATGCTTACACAAGAACATTGGGATGAAGTAGAGTTAAAAGATGCGATCGAGAGAGTCAAAAGAGAACAGGTTAGAACTCAGATACTTAGCGAGAGTGTCAGAGCAGACGGCAGAGCTTTAAATGAGGTAAGACCTATATCTATAAGCACGAATGTTCTTCCTCGCGCACACTCCTCATGTCTCTTTACACGTGGTCAGACACAGGCACTTGTCGTACTAACGATGGGTGGATCAAAAGATGCACAGATGTTTGAAACATTGACGGATGAGGGAATCCAAAACGAGAACTTTATGGTTCACTATAATTTTCCTGGATTCAGCGTCGGGGAAGCATCTCCGATAATGGGAACAAAGAGAAGAGAGCTTGGACATGGAAATTTAGCTAAAAGAGCTCTGGAGCCTATTGTAAATCTGGATGGGCAGACAGTTCGTCTGGTCTCTGAGATACTGGAGTCAAACGGTTCATCATCAATGGCTACTGTTTGTGGCGGATATATGGCGCTAAAAGCTGCCGATATAGAGACAAGCGATGTTATTGCAGGAATTGCTATGGGTATGGTCAGTGAAGGCGATAAGTATGCGATTCTCTCAGACATCATGGGACTTGAAGACCATGATGGCGATATGGACTTTAAAGTAACTGGTTCAAGAGATGGAATTACTGCAATGCAGATGGATATTAAGCTTGGAGGTATCGGGTTAGATATACTTAAAGAGGCACTCTACCAGGCAAAAGAGGGAAGAGCACATATTATAGGCATCATGCAGGAAGCTGAAAAAAATATCGAGTTTAATGACGGCGTACTTCCTAGCACGGATTTTTTCCATATTCATCCAAGTTTTATCGGCGAGATAATAGGTCAGGCAGGAAAAACTATCCGTGAGATAATTGAGAAGTTTGAAGTTGCAATCGACATAGATAAAAAAGATGGAAAAGTAAAAGTAACAGGTAAAAGCAAAAGCGGCGTAAAAGCTGCAAGAGAGCATATTGAAGGGATTGTTAACGCTCCTAAAGTTGCCAATATAGATTACAAAGTAGGCGATAAATATAAAGGCGTCATTAAAAAGATAGTTGATTTCGGTGCGTTTGTAGAGTTGCCGGATGGAACTGATGGATTGATTCACATCTCCAAGATATCTGATCAGAGAGTAGATAAGGTAAGTGACGTAGTCAGTGAGGGCGATGAGATAGATGTTGAGATCTTAGAGTTCAAGGGCAATAAGATCTCTCTAGGGCGTGCTTAG
- a CDS encoding F0F1 ATP synthase subunit C: MKKVLFLMLALATAAFAADGDVANQTLKAYSMIAAGLGLGLAALGGAIGMGHTAAATIAGTARNPGLGAKLMTTMFIALAMIEAQVIYALVIALIALYANPYLG; the protein is encoded by the coding sequence ATGAAAAAAGTTCTATTTTTAATGTTAGCTCTTGCTACTGCTGCATTTGCTGCTGATGGTGACGTTGCTAACCAAACTCTTAAAGCTTACTCAATGATCGCTGCAGGTCTTGGTCTTGGTCTTGCTGCTCTTGGTGGAGCTATCGGTATGGGTCATACTGCTGCTGCTACAATTGCTGGTACAGCTCGTAACCCAGGTTTAGGTGCTAAACTTATGACTACGATGTTTATCGCTCTTGCGATGATCGAAGCACAGGTTATCTACGCACTTGTAATTGCTCTAATCGCACTTTACGCAAACCCTTACTTAGGTTAA
- a CDS encoding ATP-binding protein: protein MIEQLQLLSNQILAQKVPDYKRFLFSEIDFNERLIGVLGSRGVGKTTILLQYLHEIYKNKKTLYIMADHPIVVQLGLFAIADEFQKKGGEVLIIDEIHKIKSFEVDLKLIYDSFFSLNVVFTGSNAVAIDNAKVANSGCEANFPRKADLSRRAVIYKLPVLSFREFLELETNEKFEPFSLEDLLKNHTLLATEILLKVKPFVYFEEYLKNGAYPFYTTSKTSYIQKLLSASMQILETDLPMIYTIDHDKINALKKMMIMLCQSEPYDINISKLCGAVELNQRTLYKYLGILQAAGLIRILGAKSSGVSIISKPEKLYLDNTNLFSIFCDSAKIGTIRETFFASSVSYKHNINYPKSGDFILDDKYTFEIGGKDKNIKQIKNLEDAYIVADDIEIGIDNKIPLWLFGFIY from the coding sequence ATGATAGAACAACTACAACTACTTTCAAACCAAATCTTAGCTCAAAAGGTACCTGATTATAAAAGGTTTCTTTTTTCTGAGATAGATTTTAATGAACGGCTTATTGGAGTTTTAGGCTCACGAGGTGTGGGTAAAACAACTATTCTACTCCAATATCTTCATGAGATATATAAAAATAAAAAAACACTTTACATTATGGCAGATCATCCCATTGTAGTCCAACTTGGATTGTTCGCTATTGCCGATGAGTTTCAGAAAAAAGGGGGAGAGGTTTTAATAATTGATGAAATTCATAAAATTAAAAGTTTTGAGGTAGATCTCAAACTTATATACGATAGCTTTTTTAGTTTGAATGTAGTGTTCACAGGTTCCAATGCGGTCGCAATTGACAATGCAAAAGTAGCGAATAGCGGTTGCGAAGCAAACTTTCCTCGAAAAGCAGATTTAAGCAGGCGAGCAGTGATCTATAAACTACCGGTGCTCTCATTTAGAGAGTTCTTAGAGTTAGAAACTAATGAAAAGTTTGAACCTTTTTCTTTGGAAGATCTATTGAAAAATCATACTTTACTAGCTACAGAAATTCTATTAAAAGTAAAACCATTTGTGTATTTTGAGGAGTATTTAAAAAATGGTGCATACCCGTTTTATACAACTAGTAAAACGAGCTACATACAAAAATTACTGAGTGCCTCTATGCAGATATTAGAAACCGATCTACCTATGATCTATACTATTGATCACGACAAGATAAACGCACTCAAAAAAATGATGATAATGCTTTGCCAAAGCGAACCATATGACATAAACATCTCTAAACTTTGTGGTGCAGTTGAACTTAACCAAAGAACACTTTATAAATACTTAGGAATATTACAAGCAGCAGGACTCATCAGAATACTCGGTGCAAAGTCAAGCGGTGTGAGCATAATTTCTAAACCTGAGAAGCTATACTTGGACAACACAAATCTGTTTTCGATATTTTGTGACAGTGCAAAAATAGGGACTATAAGAGAAACTTTCTTTGCTTCGTCTGTTTCATATAAACATAATATAAACTATCCTAAAAGCGGAGACTTCATACTTGATGACAAATATACATTTGAGATCGGTGGAAAAGATAAAAATATCAAACAGATTAAAAATCTAGAAGATGCTTATATTGTTGCAGATGATATAGAGATTGGCATTGATAATAAAATTCCTCTTTGGCTATTTGGATTTATCTATTAA
- a CDS encoding helix-turn-helix transcriptional regulator, protein MFYIENLQEISQDEIQELHRKIADNVKAIRKQKNISQLNLAHSIGHKTVSTIAKIEAGHENKHYNIEQLYKIANVLQVDIRDFFILQT, encoded by the coding sequence ATTTTTTACATAGAAAATTTACAGGAAATCTCACAAGATGAGATACAAGAACTGCATCGAAAAATTGCTGATAATGTTAAAGCTATACGAAAACAAAAAAATATCTCACAACTAAATCTAGCTCATTCTATCGGTCATAAAACTGTAAGTACAATTGCAAAGATTGAAGCTGGGCATGAAAACAAACACTACAACATAGAACAACTCTATAAAATTGCTAATGTACTTCAAGTAGATATTAGAGATTTTTTTATACTCCAAACATAA